Proteins from a genomic interval of Nitrosomonas sp.:
- a CDS encoding HlyD family secretion protein — MKNSKSIRNKNVSNAEIPLSTPDSTHTYLSAERDIDTGMVPRLFYRRRILRLIAVGILLALVVFTWSWLRYQSQHVLSSNAVVRSQITEVGTRFNGMLAAIEVSEGERVQAGQVLARLANQHINAEILQIQAQIDALEREAILEQSAIEHERLRRKTQLQEANARVAAAHAESAAAKSRADEAYAFYKARQGLLEKQLIPRDTMRQAEADHRTASALANVVQANKVVAESGKQNALLDLDSLNLRVQRLGVLDANLRAARAQLERAQADLDGTFIRAPDNGTIIRRLIQTGGSIRVGMPVILMSIGDDIWIEAWIDEDQIHHVKIGNPAVVTLPSYPGQEFDGVVDAIGVATDFEQPVDAVPQPRATRMKGAPVISVRVRLDSPPVSLLPGLSATVAILEKDH, encoded by the coding sequence ATGAAAAATTCCAAGAGTATACGCAATAAGAATGTTTCAAACGCTGAAATTCCCTTAAGTACCCCGGATTCCACCCACACTTATTTATCGGCAGAGAGAGACATAGACACCGGGATGGTGCCCCGTCTGTTTTACAGACGCCGAATCCTGAGACTCATTGCCGTTGGCATATTGCTCGCATTAGTCGTATTTACATGGAGCTGGCTGCGATATCAGTCACAACATGTGTTGTCAAGCAATGCTGTAGTAAGAAGCCAAATCACCGAAGTTGGTACGCGCTTCAACGGCATGCTGGCGGCGATCGAAGTCAGTGAAGGTGAGCGGGTGCAGGCCGGACAGGTGCTGGCGCGTCTGGCAAATCAGCATATCAACGCGGAAATTCTGCAGATACAGGCGCAAATCGACGCACTCGAACGTGAAGCCATATTGGAACAATCCGCCATCGAACACGAGCGCCTGAGACGGAAAACACAGCTCCAGGAAGCCAATGCCCGGGTCGCAGCAGCGCATGCCGAGTCGGCAGCAGCGAAAAGCCGTGCTGATGAAGCATATGCTTTCTACAAAGCACGGCAGGGGCTACTTGAAAAGCAATTGATTCCGCGTGACACGATGCGCCAGGCCGAAGCAGATCATCGGACAGCATCTGCACTGGCAAACGTAGTTCAAGCAAACAAGGTAGTCGCAGAATCAGGGAAACAAAATGCGCTGCTTGATCTTGACAGTCTGAATCTTCGTGTGCAGCGCCTTGGAGTGCTTGACGCCAATTTGCGTGCTGCCAGAGCGCAGTTGGAGCGCGCGCAAGCTGATTTGGATGGAACATTCATTCGCGCTCCGGATAATGGAACTATTATTCGCCGACTAATCCAAACGGGCGGGTCGATAAGGGTTGGAATGCCCGTGATACTAATGTCTATTGGTGATGATATCTGGATTGAAGCCTGGATCGATGAAGATCAGATACATCACGTTAAAATCGGCAATCCGGCAGTCGTGACATTGCCATCGTATCCTGGCCAGGAATTTGACGGTGTGGTTGATGCCATTGGTGTGGCAACCGATTTCGAACAACCGGTTGATGCCGTTCCTCAGCCACGCGCCACGCGAATGAAGGGTGCTCCTGTAATCAGCGTACGGGTACGATTGGATTCGCCCCCGGTGTCTCTGCTTCCTGGACTTTCGGCGACTGTCGCAATTCTCGAGAAGGATCATTAA
- a CDS encoding IS21 family transposase yields the protein MKNRQIGHGQGTAAAKAGVSIRSGRRIEKGVRVEKSQRQWRTRQDPFELVWETELVPLLHGEPELTGTTLWEYLDDRYPGQYPEKLLRSLQRRVKHWRATQGPGKAVMFCQSVPAGHQGLSDFTWPRTAITIAGKPFDHLLYQFCLAYSHWRAVHIIRGGESYSALADGLQTALHKLGGVPREHRTDSLSAAYVNASQKQELTQSYAALCQHYGMKPTVNNLGVSHENGAVENAHGSLKHRIEQAIKLRGSADFDSVVAYRRFLERIVDKLNLRCRGRLAEEQSHLQPLPRYRFMDFSELTVKVTTSSTIAVKRGLYSVPSRLIGENIRVHLYHDRLECFVGQTPVITLPRAYPKTPEGRARRIDYRHVIHALAAKPQAFRFSRLRDDLLPTPQYHQLWARVQQQFDPGLACKWMVSVLRFAYDYDCESQLAAELLQQHPLPELQTLQKRFLRQHAPQPDIPIKQHTADTYDQLLSGNWATQGGSSCLNRSH from the coding sequence ATGAAGAATCGTCAGATAGGGCATGGTCAGGGGACAGCGGCTGCGAAAGCGGGGGTAAGTATCCGCAGTGGCCGCAGGATTGAGAAGGGTGTGCGGGTGGAGAAGTCGCAACGGCAATGGCGCACGCGCCAGGATCCTTTTGAGCTGGTTTGGGAGACTGAATTGGTTCCATTGCTGCACGGGGAACCTGAACTGACCGGGACTACGCTTTGGGAGTACCTGGATGATCGATATCCCGGCCAATACCCGGAGAAATTGCTCAGAAGCTTGCAGCGCCGTGTAAAACACTGGCGGGCAACGCAAGGTCCCGGTAAGGCGGTCATGTTTTGCCAGTCGGTACCTGCCGGGCACCAGGGGTTGTCCGATTTTACCTGGCCGCGCACGGCAATTACGATTGCAGGCAAACCATTTGATCACCTGCTGTATCAGTTTTGTCTGGCTTATAGTCATTGGCGCGCGGTTCATATCATCCGGGGCGGGGAAAGTTATAGTGCATTGGCCGATGGATTGCAGACCGCCTTGCATAAACTGGGCGGCGTGCCCAGGGAACATCGCACCGACAGCCTGAGTGCCGCATACGTCAATGCGAGCCAAAAACAAGAACTCACGCAATCTTATGCGGCGCTGTGTCAACACTACGGCATGAAGCCTACGGTCAATAACCTGGGCGTCAGTCATGAAAATGGCGCCGTAGAAAATGCCCATGGTTCGCTCAAACACCGGATTGAGCAGGCGATCAAACTGCGGGGATCGGCGGATTTCGACAGTGTGGTTGCCTACCGCCGTTTTCTTGAACGGATCGTCGATAAGCTCAATCTGCGCTGCAGGGGGCGATTGGCGGAAGAGCAATCGCATCTCCAGCCACTGCCACGCTACCGCTTCATGGACTTCAGTGAACTGACCGTCAAAGTGACCACCAGTAGCACCATAGCGGTAAAACGGGGGCTCTACAGTGTGCCATCCAGACTCATTGGCGAGAACATCCGGGTTCATCTCTATCACGATCGTCTGGAATGCTTTGTCGGCCAAACACCGGTCATTACATTACCGCGCGCGTATCCGAAAACGCCGGAAGGACGCGCCCGGCGCATCGATTACCGTCATGTGATTCATGCATTGGCGGCAAAGCCACAAGCCTTTCGCTTTTCCCGGCTGCGGGATGATCTGTTGCCAACGCCACAGTATCACCAGCTGTGGGCGCGGGTACAACAACAATTTGATCCCGGACTCGCTTGCAAATGGATGGTATCGGTGCTGCGTTTTGCCTACGACTATGATTGCGAGAGCCAGTTGGCCGCTGAATTGTTGCAACAACATCCGCTACCTGAACTGCAAACACTGCAAAAGCGATTTCTGCGGCAGCATGCGCCGCAGCCGGACATCCCAATTAAACAACACACTGCGGATACCTACGATCAACTCCTCAGCGGAAACTGGGCAACACAAGGAGGCAGCTCATGTCTGAATCGCTCCCACTGA
- a CDS encoding DUF1611 domain-containing protein produces MYYSNDIVRIQNASWAFTTRRVSRDAVKALLPPEGTPCPGDLVLASVDYLGQHPGLQLPSGRRKQLFPGDEIVVAYGNRYASNQFESVVPETLGPCHLVAGGGIASRAVSWHVNMKKGPTHITPIDLLGDADNRRINLRDHALSPISTLDTPVPVTIAVVGTGMDSGKTQSCAYLVRGLLAAGLRVGYAKITGTGAGGDFWLLKDAGASPVLDFTDAGMATTYMISLEQLDSLLMTLMGHIARENVDAMVLEIADGVFQQETSALLQSPVFASLVSGILMASQDSMGASAGVNFLRKHAKPPVVAISGIISAAPLQIRETVTALHLPVYDREGLATPENAMKILADAQHSQVRETAAARHIPVYDRGELAITPERAMNIPAAGAQPHIETKKTPGFLPKLRQILQQSNHSKKDGQ; encoded by the coding sequence ATGTATTACTCTAACGATATAGTACGTATTCAAAACGCTTCCTGGGCATTTACCACCCGCCGTGTTTCCCGGGATGCCGTAAAAGCGCTGCTTCCGCCTGAAGGCACGCCATGCCCAGGTGATCTTGTGCTGGCATCCGTCGATTATCTGGGCCAACATCCCGGCCTTCAACTGCCCAGCGGCAGACGCAAGCAGCTTTTTCCGGGTGATGAGATCGTCGTTGCGTATGGGAATCGCTATGCATCCAATCAGTTCGAGTCAGTAGTACCTGAAACGCTCGGGCCTTGTCATCTGGTGGCAGGCGGTGGCATTGCCTCGCGTGCCGTATCCTGGCATGTCAACATGAAGAAAGGCCCAACACATATCACCCCCATAGATTTGCTGGGGGATGCCGATAACAGACGTATCAATCTACGCGACCATGCCCTTTCTCCGATCAGCACACTCGATACCCCCGTGCCTGTCACAATCGCTGTTGTTGGAACAGGCATGGATTCCGGAAAAACGCAGAGCTGCGCTTACCTTGTTCGTGGATTACTTGCCGCCGGGCTTCGCGTTGGGTATGCAAAAATTACCGGAACAGGTGCCGGTGGCGATTTTTGGCTGCTCAAGGACGCTGGCGCTTCGCCGGTGCTCGATTTTACCGACGCAGGCATGGCCACCACCTATATGATCTCATTGGAGCAACTCGACTCATTGCTTATGACATTAATGGGACATATTGCACGAGAGAATGTGGATGCCATGGTGCTCGAAATCGCAGACGGCGTATTTCAGCAGGAAACATCGGCATTACTACAATCGCCGGTGTTTGCTTCGCTCGTGTCGGGTATTCTGATGGCTTCTCAGGATTCAATGGGGGCCAGTGCAGGCGTCAACTTTCTAAGAAAACATGCAAAACCACCGGTAGTAGCTATCAGCGGCATTATTTCAGCCGCCCCGCTACAGATTCGTGAAACTGTTACAGCGCTCCATTTGCCTGTTTATGATCGGGAAGGACTAGCTACCCCCGAAAATGCGATGAAAATTCTTGCGGATGCACAGCATTCGCAGGTTCGCGAGACCGCTGCGGCACGCCATATACCCGTTTATGATCGAGGCGAGTTGGCCATCACACCGGAGCGTGCGATGAATATTCCTGCTGCCGGAGCGCAGCCCCACATTGAAACAAAAAAAACCCCAGGGTTTCTGCCTAAACTCAGACAGATACTGCAACAATCTAATCATTCAAAAAAAGATGGTCAGTAA
- a CDS encoding TolC family protein: MARQEATRAKSAHYPTLDLVGQYNNQIDNPFVVSARGLDFESKTIGIELRIPIFHGFSTQSKAREKFANRNKAQEEVENSRRLIALQVRQHYLNLTNGVAQVGALRRALKSSQSRLDSTILGQEAGIRTEIDVLNAQQQYYSARRDLVVAYYDYLMARLRLKADVAELDESLLEEINVLL, from the coding sequence ATTGCCAGGCAGGAAGCAACCCGAGCCAAATCAGCCCATTATCCGACACTGGATCTGGTTGGACAGTACAACAATCAGATAGATAACCCGTTTGTTGTCAGCGCCCGTGGCCTGGATTTTGAATCAAAAACTATCGGCATTGAACTCCGAATACCTATTTTCCATGGGTTTTCAACGCAATCCAAGGCAAGAGAAAAATTTGCCAACCGCAACAAAGCGCAAGAAGAGGTGGAAAACAGTAGACGTCTGATTGCGTTACAGGTGCGGCAACATTATTTGAATCTCACTAACGGCGTCGCTCAGGTTGGTGCGCTTAGAAGAGCACTCAAGTCGAGTCAAAGCCGATTGGATTCCACCATTCTTGGACAGGAGGCCGGCATTAGAACAGAAATTGATGTTTTGAACGCGCAACAGCAGTATTACTCAGCTCGCAGAGATCTGGTTGTCGCCTATTACGATTATCTGATGGCACGATTACGGTTAAAGGCGGATGTGGCCGAGCTCGATGAGTCTCTCCTGGAGGAAATCAATGTATTACTCTAA
- a CDS encoding IS3 family transposase (programmed frameshift), with protein MKNQISYSPEVRERAVRLVFEQQKEHESQWSSIKSIASKIGCTAETLRAWVRRAETDRGIRGGLSTSDRERLKELERENRELKRANEILRKASAYFCPGGARPPTEMMMLFVDRNKVEYGVEPICKQIQIAPSTYYEHKRRERDPDRLPGRVRRDTKLALEIQQVWESNFRVYGVRKVWRQLLREGISAARCTVERLMKTLGIQGARRGKKCRTTIADNLLACPTDKVNRQFVATRPNQLWVADITFVATWMGFVYVAFITDVFARYIVGWRVSRSLHTDLVLDALEQALCARREIKGLVHHSDHGSQYLSIRYTERLIQANIDASVGSVGDSYDNALAETINGLYKTEVIRHRGPWRNIDDVEFATLEWVDWFNNRRLLEPIGNIPPAEFEMAYYRQPRESAVAV; from the exons ATGAAAAATCAAATTAGTTATTCACCGGAAGTCCGGGAGCGAGCAGTAAGGTTGGTATTCGAGCAGCAAAAAGAGCATGAATCGCAATGGTCATCGATCAAATCGATCGCATCGAAGATTGGCTGCACAGCGGAAACATTGCGAGCATGGGTAAGAAGAGCGGAGACGGATCGAGGAATTCGAGGCGGGTTGTCGACATCGGATCGTGAGCGGCTCAAGGAATTGGAACGGGAGAATCGTGAATTAAAGCGGGCTAACGAGATATTACGGAAGGCATCCGCTTATT TTTGCCCAGGCGGAGCTCGACCGCCGACCGAAATGATGATGTTATTTGTTGATAGAAATAAGGTGGAATATGGGGTCGAGCCGATCTGTAAGCAAATACAGATTGCCCCGTCGACTTATTATGAGCACAAAAGGCGGGAGAGAGATCCGGATCGATTGCCCGGTCGCGTCAGGCGGGACACGAAGCTGGCACTCGAAATACAGCAGGTTTGGGAAAGTAACTTCCGGGTTTACGGTGTTCGTAAAGTATGGCGGCAATTGTTGCGAGAAGGCATTAGCGCTGCGCGTTGCACCGTCGAGCGATTGATGAAGACACTTGGGATACAAGGCGCCAGGCGTGGTAAAAAGTGCCGGACAACGATTGCAGATAACTTACTTGCCTGCCCAACAGATAAGGTTAACCGACAATTTGTGGCGACCCGGCCCAATCAATTGTGGGTAGCGGATATTACCTTTGTTGCAACGTGGATGGGATTTGTTTATGTAGCTTTTATTACCGATGTTTTTGCCCGGTATATTGTTGGTTGGCGAGTCAGCCGGTCATTACATACCGATCTGGTGCTCGACGCATTGGAACAGGCATTGTGCGCACGGCGCGAAATTAAGGGATTAGTCCATCATAGCGACCACGGTAGTCAATACTTGTCGATTCGCTATACGGAACGCTTGATACAAGCCAATATTGATGCTTCTGTTGGTAGTGTTGGTGATTCTTATGACAATGCACTCGCCGAAACAATTAACGGATTATACAAGACCGAGGTCATACGGCACCGCGGCCCCTGGCGCAATATCGACGATGTTGAGTTTGCAACCTTGGAATGGGTAGATTGGTTCAATAATCGCCGATTGTTGGAGCCGATTGGAAATATTCCGCCGGCAGAATTTGAAATGGCCTATTATCGCCAACCAAGAGAGTCAGCCGTTGCGGTTTGA
- a CDS encoding TolC family protein: MKNLSYQIIILIIGIFIHAPLGAESLITIYREALEHDAEYKIARHTYTASQERLTQGRAGLLPSIDFTGRARNVYLDTDRLDSDILIRNRGIVVTAVQPLFRIENIIIYQQSKNEVAQGAAQFVLAAQDLILRITQAYFDMLTAQANVGVLESQTKAFERQLEQMKYNLESGLGTIVDMDEAESRYDLAISQEIAARNMLEISRHNLQRIINRFPEMRPDINIDKIISGPLALPQGTMDEWVSLAEQKNIALRVQQFAY; encoded by the coding sequence ATGAAAAATTTAAGCTATCAGATAATCATTCTTATAATCGGTATTTTCATACATGCGCCCTTGGGCGCGGAGAGTCTTATTACCATTTATCGTGAAGCGCTGGAGCATGATGCGGAATATAAAATCGCCCGGCACACTTACACTGCCAGTCAGGAACGATTGACTCAGGGCAGGGCCGGATTGCTTCCAAGCATTGATTTCACGGGCAGAGCACGAAACGTGTATCTTGATACCGACCGACTTGATAGTGATATTCTCATCAGAAATCGTGGCATAGTCGTTACTGCGGTTCAGCCATTGTTCCGCATTGAAAATATCATTATCTACCAGCAGTCAAAAAATGAAGTCGCACAAGGAGCCGCACAATTTGTCCTGGCTGCACAGGATTTGATTTTGCGGATCACCCAGGCGTATTTCGATATGCTGACCGCGCAGGCCAATGTTGGTGTGCTGGAATCCCAGACAAAAGCATTTGAACGGCAGCTTGAGCAAATGAAATATAACCTTGAATCCGGTCTTGGCACCATAGTAGATATGGATGAAGCCGAATCCCGCTACGATTTGGCTATCTCCCAGGAAATAGCTGCAAGGAACATGCTGGAGATCAGCAGGCACAACTTGCAGCGTATTATTAATCGTTTTCCAGAGATGCGACCTGATATCAATATAGATAAAATTATCTCTGGTCCGCTTGCGCTGCCTCAGGGAACCATGGATGAGTGGGTTTCTTTGGCCGAGCAAAAAAATATCGCATTAAGGGTGCAGCAATTCGCATACTGA
- the erpA gene encoding iron-sulfur cluster insertion protein ErpA — MNQESTDPEIVSGVKPMLVFTDSAASKVKELINEENNQALNLRVFVSGGGCSGFQYGFTFDETINEDDLVMENQGVKLLVDSMSFQYLISAEIDYQENAQGSQFVIKNPSAASTCGCGSSFSV; from the coding sequence ATGAATCAAGAATCAACAGATCCTGAAATAGTAAGTGGAGTAAAGCCCATGCTGGTTTTTACTGATAGTGCGGCCAGTAAGGTTAAGGAATTGATTAATGAAGAGAACAATCAGGCATTGAATTTACGTGTATTTGTTAGTGGTGGTGGCTGTTCTGGTTTTCAGTACGGCTTTACGTTCGATGAAACTATTAATGAAGATGATCTCGTGATGGAAAATCAAGGCGTAAAGTTATTGGTGGATTCGATGAGTTTCCAGTATTTAATCAGCGCGGAAATTGATTATCAAGAGAATGCCCAAGGCTCACAGTTTGTCATCAAGAATCCCTCCGCAGCATCCACCTGTGGCTGTGGCTCATCGTTTTCGGTGTAA
- the prfB gene encoding peptide chain release factor 2 (programmed frameshift) has protein sequence METEKINALKSQLQDLRQRSNILRGYLDFEVKQVRLSELERLVEDPLIWNEPARAQEIGREKKSLETIVYTFQFADTQLRDAQELLQIAQEEEDEAAVQSIAKDVASLETSLAAMEFRRMFSDPMDPNNCFLDIQSGSGGTEAQDWAAMLERMYLRYCERRGFAVEVLEESPGEIAGIKSATIKISGEYAYGYLRTETGVHRLVRKSPFDSGNRRHTSFASVFVYPEVDDSIEIDINPADLRVDTFRASGAGGQHINKTDSAVRITHAPSGIVVQCQSGRSQHRNRADAMDMLRSRLYEAELRKRNETRQAVEDSKTDIAWGHQIRSYVLDQSRIKDLRTNVEVGNTQAVLDGDLEVFIEASLKQGVQGESEAE, from the exons ATGGAAACAGAAAAAATAAATGCATTGAAATCGCAGTTGCAGGATCTTAGGCAGAGAAGCAATATTTTACGGGGGTATCTT GACTTCGAAGTCAAACAGGTACGATTGAGTGAACTGGAAAGGCTGGTTGAGGATCCCTTGATCTGGAATGAGCCCGCGCGTGCGCAGGAAATCGGTCGAGAGAAGAAGTCGCTGGAAACCATCGTTTATACCTTTCAATTTGCGGATACTCAACTGCGAGACGCGCAAGAGCTTCTCCAGATTGCTCAGGAAGAAGAAGATGAGGCGGCCGTTCAGAGTATTGCCAAGGATGTTGCCTCGCTGGAAACCAGTCTGGCCGCGATGGAGTTTCGTCGCATGTTCTCGGATCCGATGGATCCCAATAACTGCTTCCTGGATATTCAGTCGGGTTCAGGTGGAACTGAAGCGCAAGACTGGGCAGCGATGCTGGAGCGCATGTATTTACGCTATTGTGAACGGCGTGGATTTGCGGTGGAAGTACTGGAAGAATCACCAGGAGAGATTGCCGGTATCAAAAGCGCAACCATTAAAATCAGTGGAGAATATGCTTATGGATATCTGCGAACAGAGACCGGTGTGCACCGGCTAGTGCGAAAATCACCATTTGATTCCGGTAATCGGCGTCATACCTCATTTGCCAGCGTTTTTGTTTATCCTGAGGTTGATGACAGTATCGAAATTGATATCAATCCTGCAGATTTACGGGTAGATACGTTTCGGGCTTCAGGAGCGGGGGGGCAGCATATCAACAAAACTGACTCAGCTGTCAGAATTACGCACGCCCCATCGGGTATCGTAGTACAGTGCCAGAGCGGACGTTCGCAACATCGTAATCGGGCTGATGCGATGGATATGCTCAGATCCCGTCTATATGAAGCAGAGCTGAGAAAGCGTAATGAAACCAGGCAAGCCGTGGAAGACTCCAAAACTGACATTGCCTGGGGTCACCAAATTCGTTCTTATGTACTGGATCAATCGCGTATCAAAGATTTGCGAACCAATGTCGAAGTGGGAAATACCCAGGCGGTGCTGGATGGGGATCTGGAAGTATTCATCGAAGCGAGCCTGAAGCAGGGCGTACAGGGTGAAAGTGAAGCAGAGTAA
- a CDS encoding UvrD-helicase domain-containing protein, protein MSSILSGLNPEQLEAVTWPHQSALVLAGAGSGKTRVLTTRVAYLLQSNLAHPHNILAVTFTNKAAREMLTRISAMLTVPPQNMWVGTFHGLCNRMLRSHYQEAGLPQGFQILDITDQQAVIKRLLKAHSLDEKAYPPRLIQWFINHAKEEGLRASQVVPKDSQEHKLTECYQLYETICLRDGWVDFSELLLRCYELLTRNPILCDHYRDRFSHILVDEFQDTNRLQYQWLKLLSGNGSGEHNVIFAVGDDDQSIYAFRGAYAGNMQALEKDFAISKVIKLEQNYRSQGNILEAANAVIQHNTGRLGKNLWTAAGEGEPVRAYHAFTDRDESAFIVDEIKALHAEGLALSNIALLYRSNAQSRMLEHQLFNTGISYRVYGGMRFFDRQEIRHMLAYLRMIVSPEDDYAFMRIVNFPTRGIGARTLEQLQDQARVANTSLWQMACQQHKEGVGAVRGKNQLPGRGMSGFVDLILSMREASISLPLPEIVSLIERRSGLNAHYQSEREGGERLENLKELINAATSFVHESEDDSLPAFLAHASLEGGEHQAGDQQDAVQLMTVHAAKGLEFPAVFICGLEEGLFPHENSRKEEGGLEEERRLMYVAITRAQQRLYLTYAQSRMLHGQIHRNIPSRFVTEIPGNLLKKLCPDRESIPSEFSGGYTKGAGSIASSKKRTANQFSSALQEQPFGLQIGQRVSHQKFGHGTIINCEGSGEDLRVQVHFSLLGTKWLSMAYANLTSLEEH, encoded by the coding sequence ATGAGCTCCATTCTTTCCGGGTTAAATCCCGAGCAGCTTGAAGCAGTTACCTGGCCACATCAGTCTGCACTGGTGCTGGCAGGTGCTGGCAGCGGTAAAACTCGAGTATTAACTACTCGCGTTGCTTATCTGTTGCAGTCAAATCTGGCACATCCGCACAATATTCTGGCGGTAACGTTTACCAATAAAGCGGCACGCGAGATGCTGACGCGTATATCCGCAATGTTGACTGTCCCTCCACAGAATATGTGGGTGGGCACGTTTCACGGCCTGTGTAACCGTATGTTGCGTTCACACTATCAGGAAGCTGGTTTGCCACAGGGGTTCCAGATTCTGGATATAACCGATCAGCAGGCAGTCATCAAACGACTGCTCAAGGCCCATTCTCTGGATGAGAAGGCGTATCCACCCAGATTAATACAGTGGTTTATCAATCATGCTAAGGAAGAAGGGTTGCGTGCAAGTCAGGTCGTACCAAAAGATAGTCAGGAACACAAACTAACTGAGTGCTATCAACTGTATGAAACAATCTGCCTGCGCGATGGCTGGGTTGATTTTTCGGAATTATTGTTACGCTGTTATGAATTGCTGACGCGTAACCCGATACTGTGTGACCACTATCGTGATCGCTTCAGTCATATTCTGGTTGATGAGTTTCAGGACACCAACCGATTGCAGTATCAATGGCTGAAGCTGTTGTCTGGCAATGGATCAGGGGAGCACAATGTAATCTTTGCGGTCGGTGACGATGATCAGAGTATCTACGCGTTTCGGGGAGCGTATGCCGGTAATATGCAGGCGTTGGAAAAGGATTTTGCCATATCCAAAGTCATCAAACTGGAACAGAATTATCGTTCGCAAGGCAATATACTGGAAGCAGCGAATGCGGTTATTCAGCACAATACCGGACGTTTGGGTAAAAATCTGTGGACGGCTGCAGGAGAAGGTGAGCCGGTTCGGGCTTATCATGCTTTTACGGATCGTGACGAGAGCGCATTTATTGTTGATGAAATAAAAGCTTTGCATGCCGAAGGGCTGGCCTTATCGAATATTGCCCTGCTTTACCGCTCTAATGCTCAATCACGGATGCTCGAGCATCAACTATTCAATACGGGGATTTCATATCGCGTTTATGGAGGCATGCGATTTTTTGATCGTCAGGAAATCAGGCACATGCTTGCTTATTTACGGATGATCGTCAGCCCGGAAGACGATTATGCCTTTATGCGTATCGTTAATTTTCCGACACGCGGAATAGGCGCGCGCACATTGGAGCAATTGCAGGATCAAGCGAGGGTGGCCAATACCAGTTTATGGCAAATGGCATGTCAGCAACATAAAGAAGGTGTGGGTGCTGTTCGTGGAAAAAATCAGTTACCTGGTAGGGGAATGAGCGGATTTGTCGATCTGATTTTATCCATGCGTGAGGCCTCTATATCATTACCATTACCCGAGATAGTGTCGCTGATCGAGCGCCGAAGTGGGTTGAATGCCCACTATCAGTCTGAAAGGGAAGGTGGTGAACGACTGGAGAACCTGAAGGAATTGATCAACGCTGCTACCAGCTTTGTACATGAGTCAGAGGATGACAGTCTGCCAGCTTTTCTTGCACATGCTTCGCTGGAGGGAGGGGAACATCAGGCAGGCGATCAGCAGGATGCGGTACAGTTGATGACGGTGCATGCCGCCAAAGGACTGGAATTTCCAGCGGTATTCATCTGTGGCCTGGAAGAGGGGCTGTTTCCACACGAAAATAGCCGCAAGGAAGAGGGAGGATTGGAAGAGGAACGGCGCTTGATGTACGTGGCGATCACGCGTGCTCAGCAACGATTGTATCTCACGTATGCACAAAGCCGCATGTTACACGGGCAGATACACAGAAATATTCCGTCGCGTTTTGTGACAGAAATTCCAGGGAATCTGCTTAAAAAGTTATGCCCAGATAGAGAATCTATTCCCTCCGAGTTTTCAGGTGGGTATACGAAGGGGGCAGGTTCAATAGCGTCCAGCAAAAAGCGGACTGCCAATCAATTTTCCTCTGCTTTACAAGAACAGCCGTTTGGGTTGCAAATTGGCCAGCGAGTATCACACCAAAAATTTGGTCACGGTACCATCATCAACTGCGAAGGCAGCGGTGAAGACTTGCGAGTCCAGGTGCACTTTAGCCTGCTGGGCACCAAATGGCTTTCGATGGCTTACGCCAATCTGACTTCACTAGAAGAACATTGA